The following are from one region of the Mesorhizobium sp. B4-1-4 genome:
- a CDS encoding Rab family GTPase: MLQKKICMLGGFAVGKTSLVRRFVQSIFSENYLTTVGVKIDKKSVAFPDKTVDLILWDLAGEDDIGSFRVSYVRGATGLVLVVDGTRPATLAVALTLRERVEAEFGAMPFVLLFNKSDLADRWAIPDGEIDELRQLGWQIYLTSALSGAYVEDAFRQLASMVAK; the protein is encoded by the coding sequence ATGCTGCAAAAAAAGATATGCATGTTGGGCGGGTTTGCTGTCGGCAAGACGAGCCTGGTGCGCAGGTTCGTCCAAAGCATCTTCTCGGAAAACTACCTGACCACGGTTGGCGTGAAAATCGACAAGAAGAGTGTCGCGTTTCCGGATAAAACCGTGGATCTGATTTTGTGGGATCTGGCCGGCGAAGACGATATCGGCTCATTCCGCGTCAGCTATGTGCGAGGAGCGACCGGGCTCGTGCTCGTCGTCGATGGAACCCGGCCCGCTACTCTGGCCGTGGCGCTCACGCTGCGCGAGCGGGTCGAGGCCGAATTCGGCGCTATGCCGTTCGTATTGCTGTTCAACAAATCCGATCTCGCCGATCGATGGGCGATACCGGATGGTGAGATCGACGAACTGAGGCAGCTTGGATGGCAAATCTATCTGACAAGTGCGCTTTCGGGTGCATATGTCGAAGATGCGTTTCGCCAGCTTGCCTCGATGGTCGCCAAATAG